Below is a genomic region from Mesorhizobium sp. NZP2298.
GCTCCTTAAGAAGGCCACCATTAGCACTGACAACAACCCAGCATGGCCCCGCCGTTGTCAGCATAACTCTCGTGGACTGTGTGAATAATAACCCTGCTTCATCAGCACTGCCTCACGCTCTGCCATGCGCAAATCTTCCCGAACCATCTCCCTAACCAATTCGATGAAGGAGATTTTGGGCTCCCACCCAAGTTTTTCTTTCGCCTTGCGGGCATCGCCGAGAAGTATCTCGACTTCTGCAGGACGAAAATAACGGGGATCTACTTTTACGATCAGAGCTCCCGTCTTTGCATCGTACCCCTCTTCGTCGACCCCTTCCCCCACCCAACGAACATCGATGCCGAGTTCAGCGGCCGCGACGGTGACGAATTCGCGCACCGAATGTTGCTCACCGCTAGCGATCACAAAGTCTTCAGGTTGCTGCTGCTGCAGCATCAACCACTGCATCTGGACGTAGTCTCGAGCGTGCCCCCAATCGCGACGCGCATTAAGGTTGCCCAGGAATAGAGTGCGCTGCATTCCAAGCTTAATCCGAGTCAAGGCGCGCGTGATTTTGCGAGTTACAAATGTTTCTCCGCGCGCAGGTGACTCATGATTAAATAAAATGCCGTTACATGCATACAGATTGTAAGATTCTCGATAATTTACGGTGATCCAGTGAGCATACAATTTGGCAACAGCGTAGGGGGACCGGGGGTAGAACGGTGTCGTCTCGGTCTGTGGCGTTTCCCGCACCAG
It encodes:
- the gmd gene encoding GDP-mannose 4,6-dehydratase — encoded protein: MSKRKVALITGVTGQDGSYLAELLLEKGYSVHGIKRRSSLFNTGRIDHLYHDPHESGVDLTLHHGDLTDSSSLTRVIQLVQPDEIYNLAAQSHVAVSFEEPEYTANSDALGALRILEAIRILGLVKHTRYYQASTSELYGLVRETPQTETTPFYPRSPYAVAKLYAHWITVNYRESYNLYACNGILFNHESPARGETFVTRKITRALTRIKLGMQRTLFLGNLNARRDWGHARDYVQMQWLMLQQQQPEDFVIASGEQHSVREFVTVAAAELGIDVRWVGEGVDEEGYDAKTGALIVKVDPRYFRPAEVEILLGDARKAKEKLGWEPKISFIELVREMVREDLRMAEREAVLMKQGYYSHSPRELC